One Pseudorasbora parva isolate DD20220531a chromosome 4, ASM2467924v1, whole genome shotgun sequence genomic region harbors:
- the rbm46 gene encoding probable RNA-binding protein 46, with the protein MDEGSGSQPSENSNMDSSKEAALLSLMDRTGYSMVQENGQRKFGGPPPGWEGPPPPRGCEVFVGKIPRDMYEDELVPVFERAGRIYEFRLMMEFSGENRGYAFVMYTTREGAQRAIQLLDNFEIRPGKFIGVCVSLDNCRLFIGSIPKDKKKEEIQEEMMKVTEGVVDVIVYPSAMDRMKNRGFAFVEYESHKAAAMARRKLIPGTFQLWGHTIQVDWAEPEKELDEETMQRVRVLYVRNLMLSTTEETLRSEFSCLKPGSVERVKKLTDYAFIHFYNREDALTALESMNGKVIDGSPIEVTLAKPVSKDGNKRSGPRSSHNGVAAGGNYNDSNFLFQSRDDVTIGLGTGAMGDGLTGRPLSLPPHLGSPYTVDLDRCVYPFLPGSTLVPVSLNSLKPSQLSSAVSLLDYYCHKNDWSLPEYHLYSLAGQEGKILLIYKVVISSTRSSFMPDKVCTILEDAKELAAQNALWNLDCSISSPGSPVNVSSPAPSGSGFLSFGCRSLPYPAYPMAPISPPLPISCSSAQRLFIPNQSSFL; encoded by the exons ATGGATGAAGGCAGCGGCAGTCAGCCATCTGAAAACAGTAACATGGACAGCTCTAAAGAAGCTGCTCTTTTATCCCTGATGGACAGGACAGGCTACAGCATGGTTCAGGAAAATGGACAGAGAAAGTTTGGTGGTCCACCTCCAG GTTGGGAGGGCCCCCCTCCTCCACGAGGTTGTGAGGTGTTTGTGGGTAAAATCCCAAGAGACATGTATGAAGACGAGCTGGTACCTGTTTTTGAGCGGGCCGGCCGCATCTACGAGTTCCGTCTCATGATGGAGTTCAGTGGGGAGAACCGTGGCTACGCCTTCGTCATGTACACAACGCGCGAGGGAGCTCAACGTGCAATCCAGCTCCTTGACAACTTCGAAATTCGCCCTGGAAAGTTCATAGGAGTATGTGTAAGTCTGGACAACTGTCGCCTTTTTATCGGCTCCATCCCGAAAGACAAGAAAAAGGAGGAGATCCAAGAAGAAATGATGAAG GTGACTGAAGGGGTGGTGGATGTGATTGTATATCCCAGTGCAATGGACAGGATGAAGAATCGGGGCTTTGCCTTTGTTGAGTATGAATCCCACAAGGCAGCAGCCATGGCTCGCAGGAAACTCATACCAG GAACATTTCAGTTGTGGGGTCACACCATCCAGGTCGACTGGGCAGAACCTGAAAAGGAATTAGATGAGGAAACCATGCAACGAGTGCGAGTCCTCTATGTTCGTAACCTCATGCTGAGCACCACGGAGGAGACGCTTCGCTCTGAGTTTTCATGCTTGAAGCCTGGCTCTGTGGAGCGTGTTAAGAAGCTGACGGATTATGCCTTCATCCACTTCTATAACCGGGAGGATGCCCTAACTGCTCTTGAGTCAATGAATGGGAAAGTTATTGATGGTTCGCCCATCGAGGTGACTCTTGCCAAGCCTGTCAGCAAAGATGGAAACAAAAGATCAGGACCACGGAGTAGCCACAATGGAGTGGCAGCTGGTGGAAACTACAATGATTCCAACTTCTTGTTCCAAAGCAGAGATGATGTGACAATCGGCTTGGGAACAGGAGCAATGGGTGATGGGTTAACCGGACGCCCCCTCAGCCTGCCGCCTCACTTGGGCAGCCCGTATACAGTGGACTTAGATCGCTGTGTTTATCCATTCCTACCAGGATCCACTCTGGTCCCAGTCAGCCTAAACAGCCTGAAGCCCAGCCAGCTGAGCTCAGCTGTATCCTTGCTGGATTACTACTGCCACAAGAATGATTGGTCTCTGCCAGAGTATCACCTCTACTCCCTAGCCGGACAGGAGGGGAAAATACTGCTCATCTACAAAGTAGTCATCAGCAGCACCAGAAGCAGCTTCATGCCTGATAAAGTCTGCACCATATTAGAGGATGCCAAGGAGCTTGCTGCTCAGAATGCGCTCTGGAACTTAG ATTGTTCTATCAGTTCCCCTGGCTCTCCTGTGAATGTTTCTTCTCCTGCACCTTCTGGCTCTGGTTTCCTGTCTTTTGGATGCAGGTCTCTGCCTTACCCAGCATACCCCATGGCCCCCATCTCACCACCCCTACCCATCTCCTGCTCCTCTGCCCAAAGACTTTTCATCCCCAACCAGTCATCCTTCCTGTAG
- the lratb.2 gene encoding lecithin retinol acyltransferase b, tandem duplicate 2, whose translation MYLFWRFFSLKKRPTSLGFVILTIHAPCPICLDWDKACRCQAIQKLTTCPVRMFPLQLLSLFNIAVATIFEEEKKKKQVVPHDVSIYKRGDLLEVPRTLFTHFGIYLGNNRVAHLIPDILPVLTTDQKVLEKMVTNNRLILGVIAKKASVRLDSVEDFAYGAEILVNHMDKVCSRPPFPSEEVATRAEKLMGSVSYSLLWYNCEHYVMYCRYGTSMSFQTYQFCKAVRKIVCSKTSSLLSLLVCLFIMFYLESVSIFIILPTFFIPSTIWMAS comes from the exons ATGTACTTATTCTggagatttttttctttaaaaaaacggCCTACAAGCCTTGGGTTTGTAATCCTCACGATTCACGCCCCCTGCCCAATCTGCCTCGACTGGGATAAAGCCTGCAGGTGCCAGGCCATCCAGAAGCTCACCACTTGTCCAGTGAGGATGTTTCCCCTACAGCTCCTCAGCCTGTTTAATATTGCTGTGGCCACAAtctttgaagaagaaaaaaagaagaagcaagTGGTCCCACATGATGTCTCTATCTATAAAAGAGGAGATCTGCTAGAGGTCCCTCGAACACTCTTTACACATTTCGGAATTTATCTGGGGAACAACCGTGTGGCTCACCTCATTCCTGATATCTTGCCGGTCTTGACCACTGATCAGAAGGTCCTTGAGAAAATGGTAACTAACAACCGGCTGATTTTGGGTGTGATAGCAAAAAAAGCAAGTGTCCGTCTGGACTCAGTGGAGGACTTTGCATATGGAGCAGAGATTCTGGTCAACCATATGGACAAGGTGTGCAGTCGGCCACCGTTCCCAAGTGAAGAGGTGGCTACACGAGCTGAGAAGCTCATGGGCTCCGTGAGTTACAGTCTGCTGTGGTACAACTGCGAGCATTACGTCATGTACTGCAGATATGGCACCAGCATGAGCTTTCAGACCTACCAG TTCTGCAAAGCTGTGCGCAAGATTGTGTGCAGCAAGACAAGTTCTCTTCTGAGTCTTCTGGTGTGCTTGTTCATTATGTTTTATCTGGAATCTGTGTCCATCTTTATAATTTTACCTACGTTTTTCATCCCCTCCACTATTTGGATGGCATCATGA
- the LOC137073499 gene encoding lecithin retinol acyltransferase-like, which translates to MLDSLALLLEKTFLLAHFNFFSTTSPKQEQCTQRREDSTYFQRGDLLEVPRTLFTHFGIYLGDNKVAHLMPDILPVLTSNTAQIQKVVTNKRLLLGVIYKHALIRVDTVEDFAYGSPVLLNTMDTILRKQPLAAEEVARRAEKLIGHIPYSLLWNNCEHFVTYCRYGTAVSLQTDKFCENLKSVIRDQRSVLLTTVVGMFSMFFLGIAPSTALPTFIIPFILWMAG; encoded by the exons ATGTTAGATTCTCTTGCTTTACTGTTGGAGAAAACCTTCCTTCTTGCACATTTCAACTTTTTCAGTACAACTTCACCTAAACAAGAACAATGCACGCAGCGTCGCGAGGACAGCACTTATTTCCAGCGCGGAGATCTTTTGGAAGTTCCTCGCACTTTGTTCACACATTTTGGCATTTATCTCGGTGACAACAAAGTCGCACACCTTATGCCTGACATACTGCCGGTTCTGACGAGCAACACAGCTCAAATCCAGAAAGTAGTGACAAACAAGAGATTGCTTCTCGGCGTGATCTACAAGCATGCATTGATACGGGTCGACACGGTGGAGGACTTTGCGTACGGATCCCCTGTTTTGCTCAACACGATGGATACTATCCTGAGAAAACAGCCGCTGGCCGCTGAGGAGGTCGCCAGAAGAGCTGAAAAACTTATCGGTCATATTCCATATAGTCTTCTTTGGAATAACTGTGAACATTTTGTAACATACTGCCGCTACGGGACAGCGGTCAGTCTGCAGACAGACAAG TTCTGTGAAAATTTAAAATCAGTGATCCGGGACCAGAGGAGTGTTCTTCTGACCACTGTCGTCGGAATGTTTTCCATGTTTTTTCTTGGAATAGCGCCGTCCACTGCACTTCCAACTTTTATCATTCCTTTCATCTTGTGGATGGCTGGATAA